From the genome of Actinomycetota bacterium:
CGCGCGCCGGCTCGAGGTGGAGCGGGTCCTGCACATCTCCACCGACGAGGTGTACGGGTCGATCGCCGAAGGCTCGTTCCGGGAGAGCGATCCCCTCGGTCCCCGCTCGCCGTACAGCGCGTCGAAGGCCGGCTCCGACCTCATCGCGATGTCGTACTCCTCCACCTACGGCGTGCCGGTGCTCATCACCCGGTCGTCGAACAACTTCGGCCCCTACCAGTACCCCGAGAAGGTCATCCCGCTGTTCGTCACCAACCTGCTCGACGGCCGGAAGGTGCCGCTGTACGGCGACGGCATGAACGTGCGCGACTGGTGCTACGTGGAGGACAACTGCGCGGCGATCGATCTGGTGCTCCGGCACGGCACGGTGGGCGAGATCTACAACATCGGTGCGGGCAACGAGGTCTCGAACCGGGCGCTGACCGACAAGATCCTGGCGCTGCTGCACCTCGACGAGTCGATGATCCAGCCCGTCGAAGACCGTCTGGGCCACGACCGCCGGTACTCGATCGACTCGACCAAGATCCGAGCGCTCGGCTGGCGCCCGGCTCGCGAGCTCGACGAGGCGCTCGCCGCCACGGTCGAGTGGTACCTCGAGAACCGCTGGTGGTGGGAACCGCTCAAGGCGGTCTGACGGCGTGCGCGTCCTGATCACCGGGGCCGGCGGCCAGCTCGGTCACGACCTCGTGGACGCGTTCGCCGACCACGACACGGTGGCGACGACGCACGTGCAGCTCGACGTGGCCGATCGCGACGCGGTGCTCGCGGCGATCACCGAGCTGCGCCCCGACGCCGTCGTGCACGCAGGAGCGTGGACCGACGTCGACGGTTGTGAGACCGATCCCGACCGCGCCTTTCGCACCAACGCGCTCGGCACCCGTCACGTGGTAGAGGGCGCCCGCGTCGCGGGCGCCCGCGTCTGCTTCGTGTCGACGGACTACGTCTTCGACGGCACGGGCGACCGCCCGTGGGTCGAATGGGATGCGCCCGCGCCGCTCTCCGTGTACGGCCGATCCAAGCTCGGCGGCGAGCGCGAGCTCGATCCCGGCGCGACGATCGTGCGCACCTCGTGGGTGTGCGGCGCGCACGGGCGCAACTTCGTGAAAACGATGTTGCGCGCCGCGGCCGAACGCGACGAGCTCACCGTCGTCGACGACCAGCACGGCTGCCCCACGTTCACCTCCGACCTGGCGGGGGCGATCCGGCGCCTGGTCGTGGCGCGGCTGCCGGGAACGTTCCACGTCACCAACCAGGGCGCCACGACGTGGTTCGCCTTCGCCCGGGCCATCCTGGCCGCCGCCGGCCTCGACCCGGCCAAGGTGCGCCCCATCGCAACGGCCGACCTGCTCCCGGCCCGCCCCGCCCCCCGTCCCGCCAACTCCGTGCTCGACAACGCGGCTCTGCGCCTCTCCGGCCTCCCCCTGCTCCCCGACTGGCACGACCCCCTCGCCCGTCTCGTCGACGAGCTCAGCGTCTAGCAACGCGCCCGCCCCCCAGGGTGGTCACCGTGGACCAATTGGTCCGTTTGACCCATAGATCGCCACCCTCTGCGCAAATACGGTGACGCAAACGCACCACCCGCGGGCGTGCGGGGTGAAGGGGGATCGATGGCTCACGACGGCTCTCGCCGCGGCATCGGGCGCGTCGCACGTGTGCTCGGGGGTCTGGCGGTCCTGTCGTCGGCGGTCGCGTCCGTTGCGGGTCCGTCGTCCGCGGCTCCGGTGACGGTCGGGTACAAGGACCACTCGTACGCCGGCACCACCGCGCCGACCGCGGAGAAGCCGCAGAGCAAGCTCTGGCAACACGATGGCCTCTGGTGGGGTGTGCTGTACCGGACGACGCCCGGCGGTGGCAACTTCTACATCAACCAGTTCGACCCGGCCACGCAATCGTGGATCGACACGGGTGTGCCGGTCGACACCCGGGGCAACGTGCACGTGGATGCGCTCTCCGACGGCGACCGCCTCTACGTGGCCTCGTCCAGCGTGAGCTCGAACGCGACGCTCGACCGCAGCGTCAAGTTCTGGCAGTACGGCTACGACGCTGCGACCAAGACCTATGCCGTCGATGCCGGGTTCCCCGTCGACATCGCGGACGGGCAGCTCACCGCCGCGGTCATCGCCAANNNNNNTCGTGCTGAACGGTCAGGTGATGGTGACTCACAACTCCGCCGCCACACCGCAGACGTGGGTCGCGCCCTACGTCCTACCCGTCGGTTCCGCGGCCAACGCGCTGGCAGAGCCGGAGGGCGACGAATCGTCGATCGTCCAGCTCGACGGCAACAAGGTCGGCATCATGTGGAGCAACCAGAACGTGGCCGACACCGCGACACAGCCGACGCACATGTACTGGTCCACCCACACCGACGGCACCGACGACCAGGCGTGGACGCTCACCACCGCTCCGGGCGGCACCGCCTACTCGGGTATCAAGGCGGCGGATGACCACATCAACCTGAAGGCCCTTCCGCCGAACGATCCGGCCGGTCGGGTCCTCGCGGCGGTCAAGACCTCGCACGTCGGCAGCACGGAGACGCTCATCCATCTGCTCGTGCTGAAGGGGAGCACGTGGACGAGCTACCGGTTCGGCAAGGTGAGTGAACCCTGTTGCAACGGCGGAGCCATCTACCACAAGCAGTCGAGCCTCGACGCGATCTCGTTTCCTGCAGGCTTGGGAACGCCGTTCATCCAGAGTGCAACCGACACG
Proteins encoded in this window:
- the rfbB gene encoding dTDP-glucose 4,6-dehydratase, coding for MRLFVTGGAGFIGSNYVRHVLAGTDDEVTVFDALTYAGNLANLRDLETDARYHFVKGDITDRSAVLEAMAGHGAVVHFAAESHVDRSIVSPDEFVRTNCDGTNVIMDIARRLEVERVLHISTDEVYGSIAEGSFRESDPLGPRSPYSASKAGSDLIAMSYSSTYGVPVLITRSSNNFGPYQYPEKVIPLFVTNLLDGRKVPLYGDGMNVRDWCYVEDNCAAIDLVLRHGTVGEIYNIGAGNEVSNRALTDKILALLHLDESMIQPVEDRLGHDRRYSIDSTKIRALGWRPARELDEALAATVEWYLENRWWWEPLKAV
- the rfbD gene encoding dTDP-4-dehydrorhamnose reductase, coding for MRVLITGAGGQLGHDLVDAFADHDTVATTHVQLDVADRDAVLAAITELRPDAVVHAGAWTDVDGCETDPDRAFRTNALGTRHVVEGARVAGARVCFVSTDYVFDGTGDRPWVEWDAPAPLSVYGRSKLGGERELDPGATIVRTSWVCGAHGRNFVKTMLRAAAERDELTVVDDQHGCPTFTSDLAGAIRRLVVARLPGTFHVTNQGATTWFAFARAILAAAGLDPAKVRPIATADLLPARPAPRPANSVLDNAALRLSGLPLLPDWHDPLARLVDELSV